A region from the Citrobacter koseri ATCC BAA-895 genome encodes:
- a CDS encoding MFS transporter gives MAEQHSSAWSPLRNRVFFMLWIATLFSNIGTWMNDVGAGWLMTNLSPDPVMIAAIQAMTTLPVFLLALPAGAIADIFDKRKLLILVNIMMLCAASLLAIIVYFNVVSIGWLLFITFILGSGAAFLGPAWQAIVPAIVEPHELKSGIALNSMGINISRAIGPALAGILISQVGLYLPFLLNALSFIAIIAAVWWWKGEEKTNGSLPAESVVAAMVSGLRYARYSPELMRTIIKAASFFVFASAYWAMLPLVVRLSLQGDATLYGVLTTSIGIGAVCGAFSLPALRKRLSAGALITSGTFGTAAVLLIFAGAASQYAAIFASIVAGFSWIITLSTLMISAQTALPDWVRARGLALYLTVFSGSMAFGSLVWGQIASHTSVTTALLSAAIGIVVVWLCVLKVKIDHDNINLQHSDHFSLAEDGLNDITGHTGPMLVSVYYHVDAEKNGQFISLMKKLKNIRLRDGGYAWGLFVVPEKSNEFIETFMVSSLAEHLRQHDRATVDDRQIQQQLDDIILDKKATHYFSASVAESFVIQEE, from the coding sequence ATGGCAGAACAACATTCATCAGCATGGTCACCTTTACGTAACCGTGTTTTTTTCATGTTATGGATAGCCACACTCTTTTCCAATATCGGGACCTGGATGAATGATGTTGGCGCCGGTTGGTTGATGACCAATTTAAGTCCGGACCCTGTCATGATTGCCGCTATTCAGGCAATGACCACGCTGCCCGTATTCTTGCTGGCGTTACCTGCGGGGGCCATTGCGGATATTTTCGACAAGAGAAAGTTACTTATTCTTGTTAATATTATGATGCTGTGTGCCGCATCTCTGCTCGCAATTATCGTCTATTTTAATGTTGTCAGTATCGGATGGTTATTATTCATCACGTTTATTCTCGGGTCCGGCGCCGCGTTTTTAGGCCCGGCATGGCAGGCCATTGTACCTGCTATTGTTGAACCTCATGAATTAAAATCCGGGATTGCGTTAAACAGTATGGGGATTAACATCAGCCGGGCGATCGGGCCCGCGCTGGCCGGTATTTTGATTTCACAGGTCGGTCTTTATCTTCCTTTTCTTCTGAATGCGTTGAGTTTTATTGCGATTATTGCTGCGGTATGGTGGTGGAAAGGAGAAGAAAAAACGAACGGGAGTCTTCCGGCTGAATCTGTTGTTGCCGCAATGGTTTCAGGTTTGCGTTATGCCCGTTACAGCCCGGAATTAATGAGAACAATAATAAAGGCTGCCAGCTTCTTTGTTTTTGCCAGCGCGTATTGGGCGATGCTTCCGCTGGTGGTGAGACTCTCACTTCAGGGAGATGCAACTTTATATGGCGTGTTAACAACCAGTATCGGGATCGGCGCTGTCTGTGGCGCATTCAGTTTGCCCGCGCTGCGTAAGCGGCTCAGTGCCGGCGCTCTTATTACCTCAGGAACATTCGGTACTGCTGCCGTATTACTGATATTCGCCGGAGCAGCATCTCAATATGCCGCCATTTTCGCCAGTATTGTGGCTGGTTTCAGCTGGATTATTACCTTGTCAACGCTCATGATATCAGCCCAGACAGCGCTCCCGGACTGGGTTCGCGCAAGAGGGCTGGCCTTGTACCTGACCGTATTTTCCGGGTCAATGGCATTCGGTTCTCTGGTCTGGGGACAAATTGCCTCGCATACGTCAGTAACCACAGCATTACTTTCTGCCGCAATCGGTATTGTCGTTGTCTGGTTATGCGTATTAAAGGTAAAAATTGACCATGACAATATTAACTTGCAGCATTCAGACCACTTTAGCCTTGCTGAGGATGGTCTTAATGATATTACCGGCCATACCGGCCCGATGCTGGTGTCTGTTTATTATCATGTCGATGCTGAAAAGAATGGCCAATTTATCAGTTTGATGAAAAAGTTAAAAAATATCCGGTTAAGGGATGGCGGTTACGCCTGGGGACTGTTTGTGGTTCCTGAGAAATCCAATGAATTTATTGAAACATTCATGGTGTCGTCATTGGCTGAACATCTGCGTCAGCACGACAGAGCGACTGTCGATGACAGACAAATACAGCAACAGCTGGATGACATCATTCTGGATAAAAAAGCAACACACTATTTTTCTGCGAGTGTAGCGGAATCCTTTGTCATACAAGAGGAATAA
- a CDS encoding hydrolase, which translates to MSHYLDVLTPQNSQLIFIDQQPQMAFGVQSIDRQVLKNNVVGLAKAAKLFNIPTTITTVETESFSGNTYPELLAVFPENNILERTSMNSWDDQNVRDALAANGRKKVIVSGLWTEVCNTTFALCAVKDADYQIYMVVDASGGTSVDAHKYAIDRMVQAGIVPVTWQQVILEWQRDWARKETYNGIMDIVREHSGAYGMGVDYAYTMVHKAPERVQHGERIGPNPAK; encoded by the coding sequence ATGTCTCATTACCTTGATGTCCTCACCCCGCAGAACAGTCAACTGATTTTTATCGACCAGCAACCCCAGATGGCCTTCGGGGTACAATCTATTGACCGTCAGGTACTGAAAAACAACGTTGTTGGCCTGGCCAAAGCGGCAAAACTGTTTAATATCCCCACCACCATCACGACCGTAGAAACCGAAAGTTTTTCCGGTAACACCTATCCCGAACTCCTGGCCGTTTTCCCGGAAAACAACATCCTGGAACGTACTTCAATGAACTCATGGGACGATCAGAACGTGCGTGATGCGCTGGCGGCGAATGGTCGTAAGAAAGTGATTGTTTCCGGTCTGTGGACGGAAGTCTGTAACACCACGTTTGCCCTGTGTGCAGTCAAAGACGCGGATTATCAAATCTATATGGTGGTTGATGCTTCCGGCGGCACCTCCGTTGATGCGCACAAATACGCTATCGATCGTATGGTTCAGGCAGGCATCGTACCGGTAACATGGCAGCAGGTCATTCTTGAGTGGCAGCGCGACTGGGCCCGTAAAGAGACCTACAACGGCATTATGGATATCGTGCGTGAACACTCCGGCGCCTACGGCATGGGCGTCGATTATGCCTATACTATGGTTCATAAAGCGCCTGAGCGCGTACAACACGGCGAACGTATCGGCCCAAACCCGGCTAAATAA
- the dosP gene encoding oxygen-sensing cyclic-di-GMP phosphodiesterase DosP has translation MKAAADNILFPALEQTFMAVVLVDECNRVLFFNEAAEKLWGYSRDEVLGRDMNILIPGPLKHVHGDYVHHHRDGGNSRVVGMNRELQLERKDGTQVWTSFSLSKIDVDGRIHYMAAARDVSKEVARREQNRLLLLAVNNTDRAVVVLDEQRRIVQTNRAFTSMFGYGADEAMNQVFPDFLLSSGNSDDALKRVEEHLRGSRWFQEELLTATRNGREVWSRVSVNPVLNERDHRQTRNLVVTFVDITEERNIRNLERDVLAALTSRMTFQETGDYICQRIGNIAPGVLVSVCRIVDNRMRPWAAPGFPKEYGEYWDGVAVGEGVASCGTCAARGEPVMVQDISTDPLWAPYKHQMLPHGFRACWTYPVKRRDGSVAGTFAFYFRTQNEPDTFLVRIADASVHLCALAIEREEGRQQIDRLVRFDALTGLPNRQYLYHHLDKLLSGNEPELAVFFLDINRFRKVNESLGYSAGDQVIITLANRLQERFGPHHFISRVGGAQFVVVASACRVDEASHLAELMQHIVGAEMSAAGQTFELKACIGISHSIGGDRETLLAHAESAMERVRESGGSYQFFNPELNQAVMQRLKLGMALRNAITEGHLRLEYQPQIRAADGQVYGFEALTRWHDPHAGDISPGTFIPLAEETGEIEHIGLWALREVCRQLFEWRKKGTNVSAVSVNLSAHNFRKPDLPRYIADLLNEYQLPGNILTIEITESAMMELTDEMLARVREIRAMGAGVSMDDFGTGFSSLASLAYLPVTEVKIDKSFIDRFARDRRVNALVEAVVSIGHNLDLTVVAEGVENTHQHQQLRKMGCSVLQGFLFSRPLSANTLPVWLEAYRSPLQDAQS, from the coding sequence ATGAAAGCTGCGGCTGACAATATTCTGTTTCCTGCTCTTGAGCAGACGTTCATGGCGGTTGTCCTCGTCGACGAGTGTAACCGGGTTCTGTTCTTTAACGAAGCCGCAGAGAAATTGTGGGGCTATTCCAGGGATGAAGTGCTTGGCCGGGATATGAATATATTAATTCCCGGGCCTCTGAAGCATGTTCATGGGGATTATGTCCACCATCACCGCGACGGGGGAAATTCCCGGGTTGTCGGGATGAATCGTGAACTTCAACTGGAACGAAAAGACGGCACGCAGGTCTGGACCAGCTTTTCGCTCTCCAAAATAGATGTGGATGGCCGCATCCACTACATGGCCGCCGCCCGGGACGTCAGCAAAGAGGTGGCCAGACGCGAGCAAAACCGTCTGTTGTTACTTGCCGTCAATAACACGGACAGAGCCGTGGTTGTTCTGGATGAACAACGTCGTATTGTCCAGACCAACCGTGCATTCACCAGCATGTTTGGATATGGCGCAGACGAAGCCATGAACCAGGTGTTCCCTGATTTCCTGCTGTCTTCAGGAAACAGCGATGACGCGCTAAAGCGTGTGGAAGAACATCTGCGGGGAAGTCGCTGGTTTCAGGAAGAACTCCTCACCGCGACCAGAAACGGCAGGGAAGTCTGGAGCCGGGTTTCGGTAAACCCTGTCCTCAATGAGCGTGACCACCGCCAGACCCGTAACCTTGTCGTAACCTTCGTTGATATTACGGAAGAACGTAATATTCGTAATCTGGAACGGGATGTACTGGCCGCGCTGACCAGCCGGATGACTTTCCAGGAAACGGGTGATTACATCTGCCAGCGAATTGGAAATATTGCGCCAGGCGTACTGGTCTCGGTATGCCGGATCGTCGATAACCGGATGCGCCCGTGGGCAGCTCCCGGTTTTCCAAAAGAATATGGTGAATACTGGGATGGCGTGGCCGTCGGTGAAGGCGTGGCAAGCTGCGGTACTTGTGCTGCGCGTGGCGAGCCCGTCATGGTTCAGGATATCAGCACCGATCCTCTATGGGCTCCCTATAAACATCAGATGTTGCCTCATGGTTTTCGGGCATGCTGGACATACCCTGTAAAACGTCGAGATGGTTCCGTGGCAGGGACGTTTGCTTTTTATTTCAGGACACAGAATGAGCCGGATACATTTCTGGTTCGCATTGCCGATGCCAGCGTTCATCTTTGCGCTCTGGCGATTGAGCGGGAGGAAGGTCGCCAGCAAATCGACCGGCTGGTTCGGTTCGATGCCCTTACGGGGCTGCCCAATCGTCAGTATCTCTATCACCATCTGGATAAACTGCTGTCGGGTAATGAACCGGAACTCGCCGTGTTTTTCCTCGATATTAACCGTTTTCGTAAGGTGAATGAGTCACTGGGGTATTCCGCTGGCGACCAGGTGATTATCACGCTGGCTAACCGCTTGCAGGAGAGGTTCGGGCCGCATCACTTTATCAGCCGGGTGGGTGGCGCGCAGTTTGTTGTGGTGGCGAGCGCCTGTCGTGTTGATGAGGCCTCACACCTGGCTGAGCTTATGCAGCATATCGTTGGCGCTGAAATGAGCGCCGCCGGGCAGACCTTCGAGCTTAAAGCCTGTATTGGGATCAGCCATTCCATTGGCGGCGACAGGGAAACGCTGCTGGCCCACGCCGAGAGCGCGATGGAGCGGGTACGTGAAAGCGGTGGAAGCTATCAGTTTTTTAACCCGGAACTGAATCAGGCCGTCATGCAACGTCTGAAACTGGGCATGGCGCTGCGAAATGCGATTACGGAGGGGCATTTGCGGCTGGAATATCAGCCTCAGATCAGGGCTGCGGACGGGCAGGTATACGGTTTTGAAGCGCTGACCCGATGGCACGATCCGCACGCCGGCGACATCTCTCCAGGGACGTTTATTCCTCTGGCTGAAGAGACGGGAGAGATAGAGCATATCGGCCTTTGGGCGCTGCGTGAAGTTTGCCGACAGCTTTTTGAATGGCGGAAAAAGGGCACGAATGTGTCGGCGGTATCTGTAAACCTGTCTGCTCATAACTTCCGTAAGCCTGATTTACCCCGTTATATCGCCGACCTGCTGAATGAATATCAGCTGCCCGGCAATATCCTGACCATTGAAATTACGGAAAGCGCCATGATGGAACTGACGGACGAGATGCTTGCGCGGGTCAGGGAGATTCGTGCGATGGGCGCGGGGGTCTCAATGGATGATTTCGGCACCGGCTTTTCCAGTCTGGCCAGCCTGGCGTATCTGCCGGTGACGGAGGTCAAAATTGATAAAAGCTTCATTGACCGGTTCGCCCGCGATCGTCGCGTCAATGCGCTGGTCGAAGCGGTTGTCAGTATTGGGCATAACCTCGACCTGACGGTTGTGGCGGAAGGTGTGGAAAATACCCATCAGCATCAGCAACTGAGAAAAATGGGCTGTTCCGTACTTCAGGGATTTCTTTTTTCCCGACCATTGTCGGCGAATACGTTACCGGTATGGCTAGAGGCTTACCGTTCACCCTTGCAGGATGCACAATCATGA
- a CDS encoding LysR family transcriptional regulator: MHLEDIRIFVTIVNMGSFTAAAEHLSLSKQFVSRRMAALEKKVSARLLVRNTRKLSVTDTGQAFFHHARRILEEVHEAEQVISARQQKLAGSFRISLPMTYGIRRLAPLIVEFQAAHPELTVHIDMNDRYVDVVGEGYDMVLRIGNLMDSTLIARCLGKLPMVICASPDYLRLHGTPLAPSELAQHSCLLYGREGQFGWKLTEENSPNTYAVRGNLSSNNGDVIREAAEAGAGIALLPLFIVEDSLQQGALVQILSDYSPPPLTISALYPKHRQRSAVTRILLPFLAERIAGIVDPIKKT, from the coding sequence ATGCATTTAGAAGATATTCGAATTTTTGTAACCATCGTAAATATGGGAAGTTTTACAGCAGCAGCCGAACACCTGAGTCTATCCAAACAATTTGTCAGCAGAAGAATGGCCGCGCTGGAGAAAAAAGTTTCAGCCCGATTACTGGTGCGAAATACCCGAAAGTTGTCCGTTACGGATACCGGCCAGGCTTTTTTTCATCATGCCCGGCGCATTCTGGAAGAGGTTCATGAAGCCGAGCAGGTTATCTCCGCCCGGCAGCAAAAACTGGCCGGGTCATTCAGGATTAGCCTGCCGATGACATACGGCATCAGGCGACTTGCCCCCCTGATTGTTGAATTTCAGGCGGCGCATCCAGAACTTACCGTTCATATTGATATGAATGACAGATATGTTGATGTGGTGGGCGAAGGCTACGATATGGTTTTGCGCATCGGGAACCTGATGGACTCTACCTTAATTGCTCGCTGTCTGGGTAAATTACCGATGGTGATTTGCGCCAGCCCGGATTATCTCCGTTTGCACGGTACGCCTCTGGCGCCTTCTGAACTGGCGCAGCATAGCTGCCTTTTGTATGGTCGGGAGGGGCAATTCGGCTGGAAATTGACGGAGGAAAATTCACCGAATACGTATGCCGTCAGAGGCAATCTGAGCAGTAATAACGGGGACGTGATCCGCGAGGCCGCAGAAGCGGGGGCCGGTATTGCGCTTTTGCCGCTTTTTATCGTTGAAGACTCGCTGCAACAAGGCGCTTTAGTGCAGATATTGTCTGATTACTCGCCGCCTCCGCTGACGATCAGCGCGCTGTATCCAAAACATCGCCAGCGCAGCGCAGTGACCCGGATCTTATTGCCATTTCTGGCCGAAAGAATTGCCGGCATCGTCGACCCGATTAAAAAAACATGA
- a CDS encoding XapX domain-containing protein gives MKMYILSLGAGLLVGIIYSLLNVRSPAPPLIALLGLLGMLVGEQVIPVGKQLLSGTAFSSACTKTHAISHIFGQLPGRQAAEDSHSSEEKRS, from the coding sequence ATGAAAATGTATATCCTTTCTCTGGGTGCCGGACTTCTTGTCGGCATTATTTACAGTTTGCTGAATGTCCGCTCCCCCGCCCCACCGCTGATAGCCCTCCTTGGCTTGCTGGGAATGCTGGTCGGCGAACAAGTTATTCCGGTAGGCAAACAACTTCTGTCCGGCACAGCCTTTTCTTCGGCCTGTACCAAAACGCATGCCATCAGCCATATCTTCGGGCAGCTCCCCGGCCGCCAGGCAGCTGAAGACAGTCATTCCTCAGAGGAGAAACGCTCATGA
- a CDS encoding glucose/sorbosone family PQQ-dependent dehydrogenase, translated as MMNNKIKRISQAVTLALAMSGVSYAATSSQAANSKQTEIQASEPFSAHVLISGLDAPWDMVWGPDDYLWVTERKAASIDRINPKTGEKKVAITLSGVHTGPQHEGVLGLALSPSFMKPGGDNYVYTAYTYMNGDKEHAKIVRLEYDEKTQTLGNEKEILAGFPAGNDHNGGRLRFGPDGKLYYTIGEQGHNQGANFCKPIEAQRIPTEDELKNKDYAAYAGKVLRLNTDGSIPDDNPVIKGIKSHLFTYGHRNPQGLVFIGDTLYASEQGPSSDDELNILEPGGNYGWPHVAGFQDDQAYVYANYSEAANCPSLTWDPNHIPAGVPVQKETEWKAADFKAPIKTFFTVKEGFTYNDASCGPDSSYICWPTIAPSSVAYYPENGVIKGWRNSVIISSMKNGALYRVLLNADKKDVQGDVAKYFHTANRYRMVLVSPDTRKIYVATDNFGNVMDESNHPTHNLSNPGSIIVFEYTGK; from the coding sequence ATGATGAATAATAAAATAAAGCGCATCAGTCAGGCTGTTACGTTAGCCCTTGCCATGTCTGGCGTTAGTTATGCCGCAACCTCATCACAGGCCGCGAATTCAAAACAAACCGAGATACAAGCCTCAGAACCTTTTTCCGCGCATGTCCTCATTAGCGGGCTTGATGCCCCGTGGGATATGGTGTGGGGGCCGGATGATTATTTATGGGTAACCGAACGTAAAGCCGCTTCTATCGATCGTATCAACCCGAAAACCGGTGAGAAAAAAGTCGCCATTACGCTGAGCGGGGTTCATACCGGGCCGCAGCATGAAGGCGTTCTGGGCCTGGCGTTGTCACCGAGCTTCATGAAACCGGGTGGCGATAATTATGTTTATACGGCCTATACCTATATGAACGGCGACAAGGAACACGCCAAAATCGTTCGCCTGGAATATGACGAAAAAACCCAGACGCTGGGTAATGAAAAAGAGATCCTGGCTGGATTCCCGGCGGGCAATGACCATAACGGTGGACGCCTGCGCTTTGGCCCGGACGGGAAGTTGTATTATACCATCGGTGAACAAGGGCATAACCAGGGCGCGAATTTCTGTAAACCTATCGAAGCTCAGCGTATTCCCACTGAGGATGAACTGAAGAATAAAGACTATGCCGCCTATGCCGGTAAAGTGCTGCGTCTGAATACCGATGGCTCTATTCCAGATGATAACCCCGTTATTAAAGGGATCAAAAGCCACCTGTTTACTTACGGACACCGTAACCCTCAGGGACTGGTATTTATTGGCGATACCCTTTACGCATCCGAACAAGGGCCATCCTCCGATGACGAGCTGAATATCCTCGAACCCGGCGGCAACTATGGCTGGCCACACGTTGCCGGTTTCCAGGACGATCAGGCTTACGTTTATGCCAACTACTCTGAAGCGGCGAATTGCCCGTCTCTGACCTGGGACCCTAACCATATTCCGGCAGGCGTTCCTGTCCAGAAAGAAACAGAGTGGAAAGCCGCAGACTTTAAAGCGCCGATTAAAACGTTCTTTACGGTCAAAGAAGGCTTTACCTATAACGACGCCAGCTGCGGCCCGGATTCTTCATATATCTGCTGGCCGACAATTGCGCCATCCAGCGTGGCATACTACCCGGAAAACGGCGTAATTAAAGGCTGGCGAAACTCGGTGATTATCAGCTCCATGAAAAATGGCGCGCTGTACCGTGTTCTGCTGAATGCCGATAAGAAAGATGTTCAGGGTGACGTCGCGAAATATTTCCACACGGCAAACCGTTACCGCATGGTGCTGGTGAGCCCGGACACCCGTAAAATCTACGTGGCGACGGATAACTTTGGTAATGTGATGGATGAATCCAACCATCCAACGCATAATCTGAGTAACCCGGGTTCTATTATCGTCTTTGAATACACGGGCAAATAA
- a CDS encoding helix-turn-helix transcriptional regulator, whose amino-acid sequence MYKSVLDVLLEWLHNNTDKPLRITDIAARSGYSPWHLQRIFKSHTGVTLGQYVTELKLNKAFELLSTTRTPIMDVSFIVGFSSQQAFSRRFHQYFGKTPGQVRRDMTEKRERV is encoded by the coding sequence ATGTACAAAAGTGTGCTCGACGTTCTACTTGAATGGCTCCACAACAATACAGACAAACCATTACGAATTACTGACATAGCCGCGAGATCTGGATATTCTCCCTGGCACCTCCAGAGAATATTCAAGTCGCATACCGGCGTAACCCTTGGTCAGTATGTGACAGAGTTAAAATTAAATAAGGCCTTTGAACTTTTATCGACAACCAGAACACCGATAATGGATGTGTCCTTTATCGTAGGTTTTTCCAGTCAGCAAGCCTTTTCAAGACGATTCCATCAATACTTTGGGAAAACGCCAGGACAAGTCAGACGCGATATGACAGAAAAAAGAGAACGCGTTTAA
- a CDS encoding sensor domain-containing diguanylate cyclase, whose protein sequence is MKKKLLQMLNLRLLIIAFAFLMTLLTLFNSFYSAWRVQKQVLIENELSENQAYAERIASTIDLYLAVFMERLEYSASVIGQHFDDESIISGEMMRMQRRDFGFDSVTLVDEKGKIIGVLPESLNLKGKMLTTPGGVEALKEMQPTVSSAYNSLSGNLVVYISHPVRNAQGKYLGFIGGAIYLQRSNVLSALISNHFRNDDSYIYVVDKNDQLLYHPDPARRGEKEEGNAAVKAVEQGLSGAMEVTNSRGVEMLAGYASINTSGWGVVAQKPKDKTLTALDGLMWQMIRGVVPLGIVGLFILWWLGNEIVRPLRQLADHAISMDSDESAEKVRNVRSWYIEASRLRRALLQGMELIREKMKWLNDQASTDPLTGLVNRRAAEKLLAEYEHQQRQFAVISLDIDRFKAVNDTFGHDIGDVTLKALAQLLKRSCRKNDTACRMGGEEFMMFFPETSVEAAADIAERLRKEVAAAKIETVGHITISLGVTVWPSGVDSVSQALKRADELMYQAKQAGRNQVVAG, encoded by the coding sequence ATGAAGAAAAAACTGTTACAGATGCTGAATTTGCGTCTGCTTATTATTGCTTTTGCGTTTCTGATGACCCTCCTTACTCTTTTCAATAGTTTCTATTCAGCCTGGCGTGTCCAGAAGCAGGTACTTATTGAGAATGAACTCAGTGAAAACCAGGCATATGCGGAGAGGATTGCTTCCACTATTGATTTGTATCTGGCGGTTTTCATGGAGCGTCTGGAATACAGTGCGAGCGTCATCGGTCAGCATTTCGATGATGAGAGCATTATCTCTGGTGAAATGATGAGGATGCAGCGGCGAGATTTTGGTTTTGATTCCGTTACGCTGGTGGATGAAAAAGGCAAAATTATTGGCGTGCTGCCTGAATCCCTGAACCTGAAGGGGAAAATGCTGACCACGCCAGGCGGCGTCGAGGCTCTCAAAGAAATGCAGCCGACGGTCAGCAGCGCCTACAATTCTCTGTCCGGTAATCTGGTGGTGTATATTTCACATCCCGTCAGGAATGCGCAGGGGAAATACCTCGGTTTTATTGGCGGCGCGATTTATCTGCAAAGAAGCAACGTTCTTTCTGCGCTCATTTCTAATCATTTCCGCAATGATGACAGCTATATTTATGTCGTTGATAAAAATGACCAGCTCTTATATCACCCCGATCCGGCCCGCAGAGGGGAAAAAGAGGAAGGCAATGCCGCAGTGAAAGCCGTGGAGCAAGGGCTGAGCGGCGCGATGGAGGTGACAAACTCCCGTGGCGTGGAAATGCTGGCGGGGTATGCCAGTATAAATACTTCGGGCTGGGGCGTTGTGGCGCAAAAACCAAAAGATAAAACCCTTACTGCGCTTGATGGGCTCATGTGGCAAATGATACGCGGCGTTGTACCGCTGGGTATTGTGGGGTTGTTTATTCTCTGGTGGCTGGGGAATGAAATCGTCAGACCATTGCGTCAACTGGCGGATCACGCCATTTCGATGGACAGCGATGAGTCCGCAGAAAAAGTACGAAACGTTCGATCGTGGTATATCGAAGCCTCCCGACTCAGGCGCGCGTTGCTTCAGGGAATGGAATTAATCCGGGAGAAAATGAAATGGCTGAACGATCAGGCCAGCACTGACCCGCTTACCGGCCTGGTCAACCGACGGGCGGCAGAGAAACTGCTGGCTGAATACGAACATCAGCAGCGACAGTTTGCGGTGATTTCTCTGGATATCGATCGCTTCAAAGCCGTCAACGACACGTTTGGTCATGACATTGGCGATGTTACGTTAAAAGCGCTGGCGCAGCTGCTGAAGCGAAGCTGTCGTAAAAATGATACTGCCTGCCGTATGGGAGGAGAGGAGTTTATGATGTTTTTCCCGGAGACGTCAGTAGAGGCTGCGGCGGATATTGCGGAGCGGCTGAGAAAAGAGGTCGCCGCCGCAAAGATAGAGACGGTAGGGCATATCACCATTTCTCTTGGCGTGACGGTGTGGCCGTCGGGCGTTGACTCTGTCTCTCAGGCGCTGAAACGGGCTGATGAATTGATGTACCAGGCGAAACAGGCGGGCAGAAACCAGGTGGTCGCAGGATAA
- the gap gene encoding type I glyceraldehyde-3-phosphate dehydrogenase, which translates to MKRIGINGFGRIGRLVLRRILETELNVEIVAINDLTSPDVLAYLLKYDSNYGPFNGTVSHADGSIIVNGKVIKVFAEKNAGDIPWGSLGIDVVVECTGFYTSAEKANAHIEAGAKKVLISAPAGDMKTIVYHVNDETLTSADNIISVASCTTNCLAPVAKALNDAFGINVGTMTTVHAYTGTQALVDGPRGKDFRASRAAAENIIPHTTGAAKAIGLVIPELNGKLKGHAQRIPVKTGSVTELVTVLNKTVTVEEVNNALRNATVDNESFGYTDEPIVSSDIIGIHFGSVFDATQTEVTEFDGVQLVKTVAWYDNEYGFVTQLVRVLKKYISL; encoded by the coding sequence ATGAAAAGAATTGGCATCAATGGTTTCGGTCGTATTGGCAGACTGGTATTACGCCGGATTCTGGAAACCGAACTGAATGTGGAAATTGTCGCTATAAACGATCTTACCTCGCCGGATGTTTTGGCTTATTTGCTGAAATATGATTCAAACTATGGTCCCTTTAACGGCACGGTTTCCCATGCTGACGGTTCAATTATCGTCAATGGTAAAGTCATCAAAGTATTTGCTGAGAAAAATGCGGGTGATATCCCCTGGGGTAGCCTGGGTATTGATGTTGTTGTGGAATGTACCGGTTTTTATACTTCAGCAGAAAAAGCGAATGCCCATATTGAAGCCGGAGCGAAAAAAGTGCTTATCTCCGCGCCTGCTGGCGATATGAAGACCATCGTTTATCATGTGAATGATGAAACGCTCACTTCTGCTGATAACATTATTTCCGTTGCGTCCTGTACGACAAACTGTCTGGCGCCGGTGGCAAAAGCCCTGAATGACGCCTTTGGTATTAACGTCGGCACGATGACGACGGTACATGCTTATACCGGCACCCAGGCTCTGGTGGATGGTCCCCGAGGTAAAGACTTCAGGGCTTCTCGTGCTGCGGCGGAAAATATTATCCCGCATACGACAGGGGCGGCCAAAGCGATTGGTCTTGTTATTCCTGAACTTAACGGGAAACTGAAAGGTCATGCCCAGCGTATTCCGGTAAAAACGGGTTCAGTGACGGAGTTAGTGACCGTCCTGAATAAGACCGTCACCGTTGAAGAGGTCAATAACGCGCTGAGAAATGCAACAGTTGATAATGAGTCATTTGGCTATACGGATGAGCCAATTGTATCGTCTGATATTATTGGCATCCATTTTGGTTCCGTTTTTGATGCGACCCAAACGGAAGTAACAGAATTTGATGGCGTACAACTGGTCAAGACGGTCGCCTGGTATGATAATGAATACGGGTTTGTGACCCAGTTGGTCAGAGTATTGAAGAAGTATATTTCCCTCTGA